The segment AACTGGAATACGGATATTACATCCTAATTTTGAATTTTTGCTATTAATTTCAACGATGCCAACATTAATAGTAAAACTTCCAGATTCATCATCTAAATCACCAAAATATTTTGTTAAAGCAGTATCTTCTTGTAAAATATCACCAACAAATTTAATTAGATTGTGTTCAATTTTAAGTTTATTTAAAATTAATAAACTTCTTAATCCTGCATTAATTCCTTCATCTGGTCGTGACCCATGTGCTGGTTTACCATGAATGGTAATTTGTTGATTATTATTTTCAATTCGATAGTTCTTATTTTTCCCAATTTTAACAAATGATTTAATATCAACACCATTAATATTACTAGTAGAACAAGTGACATTGTAAGCATCACCTGCATTAATAACAATGGATTTATGACCTGTACCAATAATATCTAAGTTAATAATTCCTTTTTCAGCATATACTAGCGGAAACATACCATCAGGAGTAAAACCAAAAGTTGGAGTACCTTCTTGCTTCATATATGTGTTAATTGAATCTCATGTTGTTTCTTCAGTTAAACCAAAGATAACTCTAATTCGACGATTTGGTTGATAACCATGATCTTTTAAATATTTTAAACAGTATAGAATAATAATTGTTGGACCTTTATCATCTAATACACCTCGTCCATATAAAATATCATTAATAATTTCTGGCGAAAAAGGTGAAATTTTTCATTCTTCTAAATTACCTGGTGGTACAACATCAAGATGACCTAATATGGCAAATATTTCTTTACCCTCACCATATTCTAAATATCCATATTTATTGTTTTTGTCACGATAAGTTTTAAAACCTAATTCTTGCCCTAAATTAATAGCATAATCTAATACTTCTTTAACACCAGGCCCATAAGGTGCTGTTGTTGTGGGTGGTTGAGCATATGATTGAATTTTAACAATTTCTTTTATTTTTGTTAGTGCTTGCGGAAAATATTTTTCTTTTAACAATTTTTCATTGAATTTCATATTTATTCACTCCTTGATATATAAATTTAAATAGTAGTATTAGTTATAATATCAACTATTAAATCATTTAACAATAATCAGGAACTATTTGTGCAAGATAAATGATTATTTTTTATTTTTATTTGTTTATTTTTGATTAATTTACTAATCAGTGGCTGCTCTAGAATGTTATTACTTTTGTTAAATTTTATTCCCTTTTTTAGTAATAAACCTTGTATTAATTTTTGGATTAAAATTTCATTTGTTGATAAGATACTATTTTTTTGATTGTTATTATTAATGTTATTGCTATTAGTAATTATTATTGCTTTATCTTCTGTTTTAATATATGAAACAGCATTTGGACCAATTCCATAATAGTTTTCTAATAAACAATATGCAATAATATATTTTGATTGATTATTAGTATTTTTACTATAACTATAGTATTCATAGTTATCATATTTGTGTTTTTTTAAGAAATTATTAATGTATCTTTTAATAGTAAGATTTTGTTTGTGATTATAACTATCATAGCTAATATGAGGTGTTTTTAATTGCATACATATTTGTAAATCATTATTGACATCAATTACTGTTTGATGAGGAAGATTATATTTTAAATCAATTGAGAAATTATTAATTTTTAAGTTAATAGCATCATTAATAATTTTTATACTTTGTTGATAATTAAATTTGTTATTTAATTGATTTTGAAAACTAATTATTTTTCAAATTAAACGATTAATTTGAAATTTGGAAAATAATTGTAGAGTTGTGAAATTAGTATTATTAATAGTACATTCAAAGTTGTATTCTTTGATAGTGGTTGTCAATGGTTTAAGTAGTATTAATAATTGTTCTAAAAAAATAATTGGTAAAACTGACTTATTTTTGTTAGCAAGATAAATTGTTTTTAAGTTTAATTGGTATTTATTTATTATATTTGTTAATTCTTTTTTAATACTTTCTATAAAATAAGAATAGTTAGTATTTACTTCATGTTTAAAATTAGGTATTTCTATATATAAATGTTCAATAGTAGTTTGTGTATTCATAAATAAATGATACTATATTTATTATGTTCTTGCTTTTCAATGTTGTTCTTTCGCAATATTTTTATTTCCTTTTGAAGAAATTTTAGTTTTTCAAGAAGGGTAATTTTCACCTTTACTTTTTGCATTAACAATATTCATTGGATCTAGATTATATAATTCAGTTGTTCCTTGTTGACTAGTAGGACGATGTAGAACAATAGTTCAAGAGTAAGTTTCTAAGTTATCTGCTGTGCTATAATCAGTGGTAAATGAATCACGAAACATTCAAGCACCACTATAATCTTTACGATATAATTTATCACTAACACCATCAATTATTTCCGCTTTTTCTCAAACAGCTTCAATTTGTTCTAATGTTCAATGGTGAGTAGTAACTTTTTGCACTTCGATTGTTTCTTTTTTTGTTTTTGTGTTTGTTTTTTCTATTATTGGTTGTGTTTCTTCAACAGTTATTGTTGTTGCTTGTTCATTAAAATTAGATGTTTCAGATTCAGAATAACTACTGTCTTTAACATCAAAACCACCTTGATTTTTTGGTTGGTAATTAGTTTCGGTATTAATATTACTTTCTGTTGTTGGTGATTTTGAATATATTGTTGTATCTTCTACACTTGTTTTTTCAACTGTTGGTTCTGAATATATTGTTGTATTTTCAATATTATCATTTATTTCTTCTTCATTTGTAATAGATTCGGATTTACTCTTAGTAAGAGTACCTGGTGTTGGTGAAACAGTTTCGGCATGATAGGCACCTTGCGTTGGTGTTTGTGATAGTTCATGATTAGTATAATGGACAGTTGCTGTTGAAGGGTTAGTGATTATTTTTTCTTGTGTTAGATCTTGCTTAAGAACAGTATTGTTAGTTTCTTGGTTTGCTATTTGTTGTTCTTCATTATTTTGAGTTACTGGTATTGGTACGACGTTAGGAAGCGTTATCATATCATCAACTTCTTGTTTTGCTATTACTGTTTCTTGTTTTGCTTTTGGTTTAGCAATAGGCATTAATAGTGTATTTGATTTGTATTTAGAGGTAATATTAATAATTAATCAAAGACTGTGGATTAATAAAAGTATTGCAAATAGCTCAGGCAACATTCATGGTAAAAAAGTTATTAGAAAGTTACCAGTTGTATTTATTATTTCGCCGTCTTTTTTATTAGCTAAGAAAGTAAAAGTTTTAAATCTAAAAATAAAAAATACAATAAGAAAGATAACAAATATTGCTGAAAAAATAAAACTTATTAAACAAAAAAGTGCTGATACACTATTTTTAGTTTTTAAAAAAATAAAAGGTACGACTACTAATGCTAAAGATAAACCAGAAACTATGAAAACAATAATACTTATTATATTGAAACTAATTTGTAAATTAGAATTAGGCTGTTGTGGATTATTGAATCATTTAATATAGTTATCAACTGCATCTCGACCAATAGTTGCTCATAAAGCCCAACCTATCATTAAACTTGTAGTAATTAGAAGACCATTAATAAGAATTGTTAATTTGCTATATAGACCAATACGATAAATTTTTGGTTCTTTCATTGAACTAGAATTTATTTCCTCTATCATAAAAATACCCCAATCTATTTTTAATATACTTACTCTTTTTATAATTATATCAAATTAAAAATTAAGATAGTGTCGTATAATTAATTGGACTGGAAAAATGAATAATATTAATATATTATTCTAATTAATATTGGTTTTTTAAATAAAATGAAAGTCTTTTTATTAAATTAAAGTTTTAGAGAAAAGGAAAATAAAAAGATATGTTAAATAAAACAGTAAAATAAATAAAAATAATAATTTTCGAATAACTATGTTATTTAAATAATGAATTTATTAATAGTTAAAATATTAATTATTAATGGAGAACTTGGTCATATAATAAAATTAAAAAAGATTATTAATTTGAATGGAGAAAATTTATGAAAAAAGAAAAAAGTCAAACAAAAATTAGTCATTTAGATAGATTAAAGTTAAAAACGCCACCTAATAAAGAATCAGCTGCGTTAAAAATACTTTGAGTAGCAGTAACACAAGTATTTCGTAAAAAATTAACAACAAAAATAACTATTTCAAAGCAATTATTAGGATTAGAAAAAGAATATTTACAATCAATAGTATTGAACTGTATTAATAAAGATTCTAAGCAAATAATTTGAACTAAAAATATTTCTTTACCCCTTGATGAACTATGTTTATCATTTGGCATGTATAAATTAAGTGTTACTTTGAAAAATCCAAATAAAGAGGAATCTAATTATTCTGGTTTATTAAATACAAATGATAAATCTGAAGAAACAATAGTATATGAATTATTATTTGATGGAAAATGATTTAAAATAAATGATATTGAAAGTTTCAATATGAATTTGGCAGAAAGATTAAAATACAAAATTAATGAATTAGAAAGTAATTTAGAATGTGATAGTGATTTTGATGACATTGAAAAAAAAGATATCAACGCAATTGATTTACAAACTCAATCATCAACAGTTAAATCTAAATTAAATTTACCAAACTTGTAAAAAATATTAAAAAGTTTATTGCATAATTTTAAAACTTTAGCAAAAATAAGTGTAAACTAAATAAACCTATTGTTTTTTATTTTTAAAATAATGGGTTTTTATTTAAATAAGGGGGAATCAAAATGAGTTTACAAACAAAAACTATTATTGAAGAAGAATTAAGAAATGTAGCAGATTTAACATGATTTACTAAAAATTTTATTAGGTGTCATCAAAATTGACATCATGGTGAAACATGTAAATTTGAAAATCATTTTGATGAAAAAGATAAAAAATGTTTTCAATTTAGAACAATTATTAAGAAACAAAATGAAGATTATTTTATTTATGATGAAATAATAAAAAGAGAAGATAAAACCTTTTTTTTATTAAGATTATATGATGATAAAAGAAAAAAAGTTTGAGAATTATTAATTTATTTTGAAAAAAATGAAATTGTTCAACAAATTAGACATTTACGTTATAAGCAATTTTTAAATGAAATTAAAAATAATGCAAAGCTTATAAAAAAAGAATCTAAACATACAACTATCATTAGAACACCATTTTTAGAATTTGTAAGAACTATTACAAATCAAAAACAAGATAATATTACAGAAGAAGTACAAGATAAATATTGAATTTTTAAAAGGTTTATATGAAAGATTTTTCATGGTTTAATATTTTTTATTGCGTGGGGTGCCACATCTCCTATTGCTAAAATAATTATCACACCAATAATTAGTACATTTGTTGTGTCAAGTGCTATTATGGGTTGATTACCTTTTACTATTGCTGGTATTGTTGCTGGTATTTGTTACAAAATTTTATGTGAATGTGCTAAAAAATTAAGACCAGTAATGTCTTCAATTGTAAAAGACAAGTATCAAATTGAATTAGAACAAAAAATAGAAGAACTAGAAAATAGATCAAATAATTTAGAAGAAGAAGTTCAATATTTAAAAGACATATCTTTAAATTCAAAAGAAGTAATAGAAGAAAGAATTTTAAACTGTTTGCTACAAACTAGAGAAAAAAATGAATCAAAAACTTTTGAAACTTGCAAAAAAGAATTGGGAGATTGTCAAAAATCCGAAATAAATTAAATCGTTGTAGTCTTATTATATTTTAGACAAGAAATAATTTGGATTTTTATGAAATTGTAAATTTATTTTACTACTAATTTAAAAATATTACAATTAAAATACTCAATTTTATAAATTATAAAAACATTTTAATAATTTAATTAACATAAATATATAACAAAAATTCTTATTAACTTTTAATTTAATAAGTTTTTTTAATTTTTTATTTTAAAATAAGTAAAATTATGTTTTTAAATTTATTTGATTACATTTAAAAATAACCATTTTTATATAAATAAAAATACTATATGTTCTATTAACAATCATTTCTTTTAAAACATGTCAAATATTTGTTTCAGTAAAACAACCAATATTTCATTTTGCACCTTGATTTTTAATACCTTTTTTATTATTTTTAAAATATTGTTTTTTTAACTTTTTATGATTATCTAATTCTTTATATAAATAATCAATTAATTGTTCATATTGACCATTATTAATGAAATCTTTACAATTATTATATTCACTTCAATATTTTCCTTTATTTCCCGCCATTATACCAAGATATAATGTTCTAATTAAATGGAATTTATCTAAAACAACCTCAGCACCAAGATAATCAGCAACTTCTTTAATTCATCCAGCACTATCTCCACAAATAATTATTTTTGCTTGTTCAACATTTTCATAAAATTTTTGACAATGTTCTTTAACAAATTCAGCAGTTTTTTTAACTCCAATTGCTGTTCTTGTTGGTCTAATAATTGCTTTTACTCTTTTATTTTGTACTTTATGATTAATATTATCTGTATATGTTGTTATTAATCTCATAGAGTATTTTATACCTTTACGTTTAAAATCTCAAAACTTTCGATGTCCATCATCAATTGCTACAAAAATAGGTTGATTTTTTTCTAATTTTACTTTTACTGGATTTGCTTCAATTACTTCTAAATTTTTAAAAACTCTATGAACAGTACTAACACTAATACCTGCTTTTTTACAAATAGCATAAATATCATGATATCTTTTTCCATCAGCAAAATATTCAATAATAGTTTGTTCAACATCTTCACCAATTCTTTTATATTTAGGTAATTCTAGTCATTCATCAACTAAACAAATACGAACTCATTTTTGTAATTTTTCATCAAAATATTCATAAATTCTTCTTTTATAAGTTACTAATCCATACATTATTTTTCTTGTTCGATATTGATAATCAACAATTTTATATTTCTTTTTATCTCTTGTATTTTTTATTCTTCAATCTCGTTTTTCTCACTTATTTGTTATATATTCTAAAACTAATTTATCAATTTTTGCACTTTGTTCTCTAAAATTTCATTTATAATTAAAATTCACATTTACTTCTCCTAACTATTTTAAAAAAATCTAAATTTATTGTAAATATATTTAAAAAATTAATTTACTTAATTATTATATAAATATATAAGTGTAATTTTAAATAAAATAAAAATTATTTAAAAAAACACTTTCATATTTGCTATATAATAAACAATTTCAATATAATTAATAGTATAGGTCTCATAAAATAAACGCCTTTAATTTAGGAGTTATTTTGAATTTAAAAGCATACTTGTAAAAATAATCAAAAATAGTACAATTTAAAAGTAAAATTAAGGAAAAAAGGAGTAATTTAATATGAAAACATGAATAAAAACAAATTTTTATAAAATAACATCAATTTTAGCATTATTTTTAGCAACAACTGGATTAATAGTTGGAGCAGTATCACATCATAAAACAAATGATTTAACTTATTATTTAGATTATGAGGGTAATGCGCACTGGGGGGGCAACTATATGAGAATATAAAGTAAGTGATAAACATAAAATATCACTTTATTTTGGATTTAAACCTACATCTGAAAATGATATAAAATGAAACGGAATTTATCCCGATGGATATTTTAGTAACTAACAAATAAATTAAGGAGATATTAATAATATGCTTAGTAAAGAATTAGTAATTAAAAAATTAAAAGATAAAATTAAAATATGTGAAAAAATAAAAAAAGAAAATCAACTAAAATTAAAAAATAAAAAATTGAAAAATACTGATGAAATAACAGAATTAAAAAATATGGAAATGATAGTCTTTAATGACTTTGAAATTCAACTTTGAAAAAAATTCATTAAAGAAATAGAAAATGGTGACTTTGATAATAAATTACAAAATTAAATATATTATATTAAATTTCAATATTTATATAAGAAATATTTTCATTATATTTGTCAAATAAATTAATATTGGTTAAGTTTATTTCTTTTTTATCTGTTATTAAAATTAAATCATAATTACCAGCACCAAATATCCCACTAATTTCTAACCGATTTAAGTTATTAATCGGATTTTCAATTTGTAATTCAAATTCATTACTATTATCAATTTTAAAAATTTCTTTATAAAATTCTAATTTAGAAAATAATTGTGATTTATTTGAACCATATAAATTTAAAGAATCTTCAATTTTTATTTTATCAATAATTGCTCTTGTAAAATATTTTCCATACTCACCGTTACCAAGTGTTCAATCAGCAGGAATCAATGATGGAATATTATTGCTTTCTAATTCATTTGTTATAGATAATCAGTTAAATTGATTATCATCTAGTTTGAATAATTCATTTTGACTAATATCATTATTTTTTAATTTAATATTATTTATATCAATAAAATCAAAATATGCAGATTTTAATATTACTTTTGCATCTTTAAATTCTCAAACTTTATCAGGTGTAGAATGTATAGGATTTGATTTTAATTCAAAGTAATAAGGCAATAATAATTTATAGTCATCATTTAAACCATTATTAATAGAGATAGTTGAATAAATATTTTTTGATATCATAATAACTATTTGTTTAAATATTTGAACTTGTGGTAAATTTATATAATTTGGGTAATCTAACTCTCATTGTTTAAATAAATTAGTAATAACATCGCTTGGTTTTTGATTTTCAAATTTATTACGTAATTTTGCAATGTCTTCATTAAGTTTTGATTTGTCAAAACCATCAAAATTCCTATTATAAGTATATGTATAAGTTAGCATATCTAATAATACTTTTTGTAAACTATCAATTGTTGGTCTATCTTTTATTTCTAATTCAACATCATGAAATTTATTTGTTGTAGAAATAAATAAATTATAGTTACCTGCTAAAAATCATGACTCTAATTTTGTATCTTTTAATTCTAGTTCATCAGATAATGGTCATACTTTTGAATTTTTAGTAACATCATAACCAATTTTAGCATTAGTAACTCTTGCATTATTAATAATTTCTTTTCTTGTTTCACTTCCACCACCAATAGCAATTAAATCTAAAACTGATTTTTCTTGTTCTATAAATTGTTTTGCTAATTTTCAAGGTAAAATTTGTTCACTAAATCATTGTTGTAATATTCTAACTTTTGGTTGAGTTTCAATAGGCATTGATAACAGCGGAAATGCTATTTTATCTTTAACAAATAATTTAGGGTATACTTCCATATTGTCAACTTCACCAAGTACTTTTATATTACCAAAAATCATGCTTCTAGGGGCTTTAATTTTTAAACCAGTTACTTTTGTATCTTTATCTAATGGTTTTTGTAATTTAATAATAATGGGATAACCATCTCTTGTTTTAAAATCTTTAATTTTAATAATAGTAATACTTTTAGTACTTCTTGATTTTGGATTTTGATAAGGTTGTGAATAATTATTTATGATATATAAATTATCAATATTATTTTCAGTTAATGGTTCATTAATAGATACTGCATATAACTTAAATTGATTTAATAAATTTATTTCTTGAAAAATTAAATTTTTAATATCAGTCATACTATATTCAATTGTATTATCATTAATATTAGGACTTGCTCTTTGATTTAATTGCATAGTAAAGTCTGATGTTTCAACAGCAGTAGTTTTTAATACTTTTTCAATATCAATAAAACCTATTTTAATAGTATTTGCTGAAAATTTTAAACTATTATTTTCATTATTTTTAAATAAACGCTCAATTTCATAAATATATAAAGTTCTTTTTTTAAATTCATCGTATGCTCTATTAATATCTGGGTCACTACTAGCACTCATCATATTAGTAAAATCATAAGGAATATTATCAATTAAATAATCATTTTCTACTTCTGCTTGATTAAGTTTAGTTTGTTTCTGTGGAAACTTCGTTTGTGGTTTGTTTTTGTTTTCCATTGTTCTCTCCTATTAATTGGTTATTTTCGGGATTAAATAGTTTTAATTTAACTGTTAAATTATTAAGTTTTTGTTCATCATTAATATTAAATGTTTTACTATTTAATAAATCTTTATCAATTTTCACTAATATTTGAATAAATTTAAGAATATCAATATTAAATTGTCATAATTTTTGTTCAATATAATTAATAGTTGAAATATTTACTGCTGTACTTTCGGGAACTGATTGTTGTGTTGATTTCTTTTGACTTGGAATATGAATACCACAACGTTTAAATATTTCATTAACATTTCAATCATATATATCAGTTAAATTTTTACCTTTAAAGTTACTATTTGTCATATTGATATTTTCGTTTTGTTCGTTATTATCTCCGCCACTTTTAAAAATATAATTTTTAGTAACCAAAGTTC is part of the Spiroplasma endosymbiont of Lasioglossum villosulum genome and harbors:
- a CDS encoding Sapep family Mn(2+)-dependent dipeptidase — encoded protein: MKFNEKLLKEKYFPQALTKIKEIVKIQSYAQPPTTTAPYGPGVKEVLDYAINLGQELGFKTYRDKNNKYGYLEYGEGKEIFAILGHLDVVPPGNLEEWKISPFSPEIINDILYGRGVLDDKGPTIIILYCLKYLKDHGYQPNRRIRVIFGLTEETTWDSINTYMKQEGTPTFGFTPDGMFPLVYAEKGIINLDIIGTGHKSIVINAGDAYNVTCSTSNINGVDIKSFVKIGKNKNYRIENNNQQITIHGKPAHGSRPDEGINAGLRSLLILNKLKIEHNLIKFVGDILQEDTALTKYFGDLDDESGSFTINVGIVEINSKNSKLGCNIRIPVKTDLQEILNRLTKILKPYNLTIKQQHYDKPLYMPQESTIVIKLMEIYQEVTGDKKAKPIAIGGGTYARAMPNCVAFGAIFDHTNSTEHQYNECIKVDKLWKSMLIYVRAISTLGSLEIGKL
- a CDS encoding Mbov_0401 family ICE element transposase-like protein; the protein is MNFNYKWNFREQSAKIDKLVLEYITNKWEKRDWRIKNTRDKKKYKIVDYQYRTRKIMYGLVTYKRRIYEYFDEKLQKWVRICLVDEWLELPKYKRIGEDVEQTIIEYFADGKRYHDIYAICKKAGISVSTVHRVFKNLEVIEANPVKVKLEKNQPIFVAIDDGHRKFWDFKRKGIKYSMRLITTYTDNINHKVQNKRVKAIIRPTRTAIGVKKTAEFVKEHCQKFYENVEQAKIIICGDSAGWIKEVADYLGAEVVLDKFHLIRTLYLGIMAGNKGKYWSEYNNCKDFINNGQYEQLIDYLYKELDNHKKLKKQYFKNNKKGIKNQGAKWNIGCFTETNIWHVLKEMIVNRTYSIFIYIKMVIFKCNQINLKT